Genomic DNA from Chanos chanos chromosome 6, fChaCha1.1, whole genome shotgun sequence:
GCACCAAGCAGTCTGGTTTAATCTTACATTTTGTATGTATTGACTCTCACCCTCTGGTTTTtctgcgcttgtgtgtgtgtgtgtctctgcttgCCTGTGTGGATGCGcttgcatgcatttgtgtgtctgtgtgtgtgtgtttgtgtgtttgtgtgtctgtgtgtgtgtgtgtctgtgtctgtgtgtgtgtgtgtgtctgtttagcTGGCCAGGTCAGCGGGCACTGTGCCCAATGTCCCAGGGATTCCAGGCCCTCCGATTGGTGGAAGTAGCAGTGGCTCCTCCTCTCCATCtggatacaacacacacactgatgccaagatggtgagacacacacacacacacacacacactcacacactcacagatatgaTATTATGAATATAGACTGACATAGCCTCTCTGTGGTTGATGAAGTTTAGAGATGAGCTCATTATATGGTTCCCTGCAAATAATCCCAACTAATCTGAACTGctttatacattcacacattcacctagtttttacatttgtgtatgtgtgtgtgttggtttgtttgttgtctccCACTAGAGGCTGAAAGCGGCACTGTCTCAGCAAAGTCTGAGTAATCTGGCTTTACATCAGAGAACAGAACCAGCCCCAGAGAGTCAGACAACCACTCAACCACAGGTACACGCACACCGCAAATGTCGTGTTTGtgacatagactgttattgaaacgtgaccagTAAGTCTcagatttgtccagtaaaataaattctttccggacaccGGAATGGCAAGAAAAACATCCTGGGAAACTCCGGTCCAGACACAGACCCAGAAATACTCCTGACTAATTCAGTCGCACAGACTCACTCAGTCTCTCGCCGTGTTCGATGGCCTAACATGGGTCTCTATATTAGTTTAGTATGTGTAGGTGTTTTCCCTGGGAAAGGTCTTCAGAAACGAGTGAATTGAAGTCTAACACCTCCGGCAGGTGACTCCGGCGGTGGGGCGGGGCGGCCGGCGGCGTcggggggcggagacagagcCGGACGAGCGGCGGCGGCGgtttttggagagaaacagagcagcagCATCACGCTGCCGACAGAAACGAAAAATCTGGGTGAACGCTTTAGAAAAACGAGCAGAGGAGCTGGCCACTACTAATGCCACACTcactgtgagtacacacacacacacacacacataacatacacacacacacacacacacataacatacacacacacacacacgcacacacatacacacacacatacacacacacacacacatacacacacacacacacacatacacacacgcacacgcacacgcacacacacacacacacactctcacacacgcacacacacacacacacacactctcacagacactctcactcacacacacacacacacactctcacacagacacacacacacatacacacacgcacacacacacacacacacgcacacacacacacacatatacacacactctcacacacacacacacacacacacacacacatatacacacactctcacacacacacacacacacacatacacacactctcacacacacacacacacacacacacacacacacatatacacacactctcacacacacatacacacactctcacacacacacacacacacacacacacgctctcacacatacacacacacatgctctcacacacgctctcacacatacacacacacacacacacacacacacacacacacgctctcacacacgctctcacacacacacacacacacacacacacatgctcacacacacacacacacacacacacacacacacacacagacacacacacacatgctctcacatacactctcacacatacacacacacacacacacacacacacactctcacacacactctcacacacacgcacactctcacacacacacacacacacacacacgcacactctcacacgcacactctcacacgcacactctcacacacacactctcacacacacagacacacacacacacactcactcacgcacgcacacacacataaacacacgcacacacacagacacacactcacacacacacactctcacacacacacactctcacacacactcacacacacacacacagacacactctcacacacacacacacactctcacacgcacacacgctaacacacacacacacacacactcactctcacttatatacactatatacaccaCCGCACACTAtatataacacaaacacacacataaacagtataaatgtgtgtgtgtgtgtgtgtgtggctgtgagacCTGATTTGAcggcgtgtgtttctgtgtgtggaacAGACTGAGGTGACATCATTGCGAGCAGAGGTGACGCGTCTGAAGGAGCTTCTGTTAGCACATAAGGACTGTCCTGTCACAGCCATGCAGAAAAAAGCCTACATAGGTATTCTCCTGCTCCACCtcctgctccatctctctccatccacccatccatctctGTAAtcctttcatctgtctgtccaacCCCTCCCAAttatctgtctctttatctgctGTTTCTCTATCCATTTTTAACATCTGCCACTGTCTGCctataaactctctctctctctgtctctctgtctctctctctctttctctttctctgtctctctctctctctctctctctctgcctctctctctctctctgcctctttctctctctctctctgtctctctctctctctgtctctctctctctctctctctctctctgtctctctgtctctttgtctctctctctctctctctctctctcactctctctctctctctgtctctgtctctctctctctctctctctctctgtctctctgtctctctgtctctgtctctctctctctctctctctctctctctctctctctgtctctctctctctctctctccctgtagctGCGGGTGTGGATGAGAGCTCAGCCGCGGCGTTGGTGATGCCAGTGTCCGTACCGGCGGCTGTCTCCGTGAACGGTTTGAGTGTGCGTGCGGCGGAGGCTGTGGCTGTACTTGCCGGCATGGGCTCCGGCCAATGGGGTGGCTCCACCGGAGAGGGATCCACCCAATCACAGCCCACTTCAAGATGATGAGCTGGCAGACTGGCCAGTAGGAACTGAGTTTGTTGTGGGCCTGAGCCATTGACTGGACGTTAAAATGGAATCATGTTCCACATCTTCCCAGCCCCCTAAAAACTGTCTGTCAAAGTGTGTTTGGACATGCCCCGCTCCTGCCTCCCCCGGCTCTGAGAGAGCCTCTGTAAGCCTGGGCATAAGGAGCTTTCTGCTGTAGTTGAGCTTTGCCCCGCCCTTTTAGCCTTTTAGCCAGTCATAGCTCTTACTGGCCTGAGTGACAGGAGTGTCCGTCCTGTCACAGCACATTTTATGGACTATAGCACTGCAATGACACTTCTgatcacatacacgcacgcgcacacggacccatacacacacacacacacacacacatacattgttaAGCATAGTAATTACtgtcatttacatattcagttgtacacatacacagattgtACTGTCCAGagttgttttcacacacactcacactcagatgAACTCTACAGTAATGATGTACatgggtgactgtgtgtgtgcagggcttTGTTTCTCACTTTGTGTTTGAAGTCTTTGCGTTTGataaatgatatttttatttttatacataacTGACTGCATGGTTCACACCACAAAAGAtaaatttctctctcatgtgttctctctctctgtctctctgtctctgtctctctctctctctctgtctctttctctctttctaaagATGAGGTTTGTTTCTGTGAGGCTGGTCAAATGAATGAGTTGAAATCTGCCATCTTGTGAGCAATCAGtcctgatggggggggggggggggggttccagaACAGCACGTTTTAGCTTTtaaacatgaatgtgtttgttttctacagtacgtgtgtgatatttaatgagtgtcagagctgaaacagactggtgtgtgcgtgtgcgtgtgtgcatgtgtgcgtgtgcgcactaTAATATGTGAGACTGAAATATTATAATTTCTCTTCGAGTTGGTTAATAGGTTATTAGATTACTATCCACTATTATACCATATGTCTGTTAGAGAAATACTGGAAAGTCAGtttgagtcagtgagagagtcattAGGACTGGAGAGTCAGtttgagtcagtgagagagtcattAGGACTGGAGAGTCAGtttgagtcagtgagagagtcattAGGACTGGAAAGTCAGtttgagtcagtgagagagtcattAGGACTGGAGAGTCAGtttgagtcagtgagagagtcattAGGACTGGAGAGTCAgtttgagtcagagagagtcatTGGAACTGCAGAGTCAGTTTGAGTCAATGAGAGTCATTGAGACTGGAGAGTCAgtctgagtcagtgagagtCATTGGAACTAAACAGTCAGtttgagtcagtgagagagtcattAGGACTGGAGAGTCAGTTTGAGTCagtgagagtcagtgagagtcATTGGAACTAAAGAGTCAAtttgagtcagtgagagagtcattAGGACTGGAGAGTCAGtttgagtcagtgagagagt
This window encodes:
- the atf7b gene encoding cyclic AMP-dependent transcription factor ATF-7b, whose product is MGDDRPFVCTAPGCGQRFTNEDHLAVHKHKHEMTLKFGQTRTDTVIIADQTPTPTRFLKNCEEVGLFSELAGSFEQELRKTQEEDRVKNTPLALQTPSEIKEKEGPLEIDSSPPDSPDSTPGITYSKETVAMAREPAATVMKTKDTPPRTTVGSAPTPTIVRPGSLPLHLGYDPMNPTLPSPTSVITRTPPSNRLSSPSGSFPVLMQLPTSQTGPLLPSPGQTSVISLARSAGTVPNVPGIPGPPIGGSSSGSSSPSGYNTHTDAKMRLKAALSQQSLSNLALHQRTEPAPESQTTTQPQVTPAVGRGGRRRRGAETEPDERRRRFLERNRAAASRCRQKRKIWVNALEKRAEELATTNATLTTEVTSLRAEVTRLKELLLAHKDCPVTAMQKKAYIAAGVDESSAAALVMPVSVPAAVSVNGLSVRAAEAVAVLAGMGSGQWGGSTGEGSTQSQPTSR